The segment AAGGCATACGtcgggggaggaagggaggaaggaatccaTGCTTCATGCTAGAGGCCAGCTTCGGACGGGACAGGCCTTGTTCTCCCCTCGGCGGCTCTGTCTTGGGGGAACGGCAGGGAAGAACGGAACCGAGAGAGGCGAGGGGCGCCGTGAGGCCCGCGGCCCCCGGGGCAAAGGCTGGGACTCATCCTCCGCCTCATCGCCAGGGAGGAAAAGGCGCGTGGCGAGAGCCGCGGCCGTGGGGGGCCCCGCGTGCCGAGCGTCCAGGAGCCTACACGGACTTGCGTCTCCGCACGAGTCTGTGGCTGTCGGTGAAGCTGTGTAGGCCGGGGGAGAGGGAGCTGAGGGGCGACGGGAAGAGGCTGTTTCTCAGTGTGCTTGGCGAGATCTCCTCGATCCGGTACGAGACGGAGTGGAAGTAGTGGGGGCCCAGCTTGGCACTGAAGGAGttggggtgcagggccaggcggCCCCCCAGCTCCGGCGGCCGGTAGCAGGTGCAGGAGCACACGGAGTGCAGGTCGCCCACGTCCGCCTTGCCACGAGCCCGGCCGCGCCGTGCCTCCTCGGCCAGGCGCAGGACCACGCTGGCGCGGTTGCCGGCCAGAGACGCCCGCTCCTCCGCGTCCCGCCGCTCGTCCTCGCTGTTCATGGTCAGGAACCTGAGGACCACGAGGTTGAGGAAGGCCCCGATGACCGTCAGCCCCACCAGGATGTACATGAAGCTGAAGGCCACGTAGAGCGGCTTCCGCTGCAGTGCGCCCTTGGTCTGCAGCGCCACGTAGTCGCCGAAGCCGATGGTGGTGAGCGTGATGAAGCAGTAGTAGTAGGCGTGGAAGAAGCTCCACTCCTCGCACTGCGAGAAGGCGGCGGCGCCCAGGCACAGCGTCCCCATGCAGGAGAAGAAGCCCACGGTCACCATGTTCTCCATAGACACCTCGGTGTCCCGCATGCCGCAGCACTTCTTGATGCGCTTCAGCAGGTACCGCACGAAGGTGTTCATGCGCTCGCCCAGGCTCTGGAACATCACCAGCGTCAGCGGGATGCCCAGCACCGCATAGAACATGCAGAAGGCCTTGCCCGCGTCCGTGCCCGGCGCCGCGTGCCCGTAGCCTGGGGGAAAGCAGAGGGACGTGAGTCAGAGAGCTTCCCGGACGGGTGCCCGCGGGGCCGTCCTGCGGGGGGgcgagggacagggcagggccagggaggaagcTG is part of the Sorex araneus isolate mSorAra2 chromosome 2, mSorAra2.pri, whole genome shotgun sequence genome and harbors:
- the KCNK9 gene encoding potassium channel subfamily K member 9, whose protein sequence is MALRAGPGCLGRLWSRVARLPDAWARRSGRLLCLAASSAEPGPAPPRGGGGPGGPGGPGGGRPPQPPRPPPPRRRRLQLGGGGGGGGGGGRRALQWDARGCEPAGHAPRAGSLLAAMKRQNVRTLSLIVCTFTYLLVGAAVFDALESDHEMREEEKLKAEEIRIKGKYNISSEDYRQLELVILQSEPHRAGVQWKFAGSFYFAITVITTIGYGHAAPGTDAGKAFCMFYAVLGIPLTLVMFQSLGERMNTFVRYLLKRIKKCCGMRDTEVSMENMVTVGFFSCMGTLCLGAAAFSQCEEWSFFHAYYYCFITLTTIGFGDYVALQTKGALQRKPLYVAFSFMYILVGLTVIGAFLNLVVLRFLTMNSEDERRDAEERASLAGNRASVVLRLAEEARRGRARGKADVGDLHSVCSCTCYRPPELGGRLALHPNSFSAKLGPHYFHSVSYRIEEISPSTLRNSLFPSPLSSLSPGLHSFTDSHRLVRRRKSV